GAGTTGAACGAGGGGTCAGGCTGGTGCGACGGTTGGAAGCTTCCGCAGCAACGCCATGAACAGGGCCCGTAGATCGATAAGGGCATGCACCAAAATGGGAAACAGCAAGCTACCGGTGGCTATATAAAGCCCGCCAAGGACCAATCCAATAAAGGCCGTTTCGAGTACCCCTTTAACCCCTTGCCCGAGATGGGCCAAGCCGAAAACCGCCGATGATGCCAGCAAGCCCCACCCGAGAGGAAGCCCCCAAGGCGACGCCTGGAGGTATCGAAGGAGGTATCCGCGATAGATTATCTCCTCACAAACTCCTGCTGAAATGGCGACCCCACTGAAAAGGGCCATTTCCAGGAGACTGTTCGGCAGCAGGTAGTCCATTTTTTCGTATGGGATGAGCAAACGCTGGCGAATGCCGCGATGGACTAGCGCCAGGAAAGGAGGTAACAGGATCCCAAGGATTAACGGGATCATAAGGCCTATGACAGCCTCGTGAGGCACATGACTTAGGAACGGGATCTTCACCAACGGAGCAGCGTACAATTGCCGGAGGGGTATGCGCCAGATGACCAAGAGTGAGACGATCCACAGCCCGGTGATAATGCGTAGATAACTCCAAATTTTTACCTGCGGGTGAATTGATTCGCGCAGTTGACGCGCTTCCCAAAAATCCCAGATAGGAAATCCAAACAATAGAAGCGCAGGAATCAAATGGGAGATGATCATTTTTCTGTTTTCATCCGCTGTGTCCTACTTCTGGTTGAGCAGGGCATTCGCAATCTGCACCATGGCCCGGAGTTT
This genomic stretch from Terriglobia bacterium harbors:
- a CDS encoding CPBP family intramembrane metalloprotease → MIISHLIPALLLFGFPIWDFWEARQLRESIHPQVKIWSYLRIITGLWIVSLLVIWRIPLRQLYAAPLVKIPFLSHVPHEAVIGLMIPLILGILLPPFLALVHRGIRQRLLIPYEKMDYLLPNSLLEMALFSGVAISAGVCEEIIYRGYLLRYLQASPWGLPLGWGLLASSAVFGLAHLGQGVKGVLETAFIGLVLGGLYIATGSLLFPILVHALIDLRALFMALLRKLPTVAPA